One window of Candidatus Binatota bacterium genomic DNA carries:
- the arsM gene encoding arsenite methyltransferase, protein MSAENRPADNEQLRDEVRKGYARVAVDGSAVGTEDVNAASARVGYQAEQLEAVPDGANLGVGCGNPTAIDSLSAGEVVVDLGSGAGMDSFLAAAAVGPTGRVIGVDMTDEMLEKARVNAEAGGYQNVEFRKGFIEQLPLEDESVDVILSNCVINLSPEKEKVYAEAYRVLKPGGRVMVSDIVLDRELPAEVLGSIDAWIGCVGGASLRERYLDTIREAGFASVEITKESCFGDMFSLDDPDVARMIESMGISREQADEYRKAIVSLHILARK, encoded by the coding sequence ATGAGTGCTGAAAATCGACCGGCCGACAACGAGCAACTGAGAGACGAGGTGCGCAAGGGTTACGCGCGGGTGGCCGTGGACGGTTCGGCCGTCGGTACCGAAGACGTCAACGCCGCCAGCGCGCGGGTGGGCTACCAGGCCGAGCAACTCGAGGCCGTGCCCGACGGCGCCAACCTGGGCGTGGGTTGCGGTAACCCGACGGCTATTGACTCGCTGTCGGCGGGCGAGGTCGTGGTCGATCTCGGCTCGGGCGCCGGCATGGATTCGTTTCTCGCGGCTGCTGCGGTCGGTCCCACGGGTCGCGTGATCGGCGTGGACATGACCGACGAGATGCTCGAAAAGGCGAGGGTCAATGCCGAGGCCGGCGGCTACCAGAACGTGGAGTTCCGCAAGGGTTTCATCGAGCAACTGCCGCTCGAAGACGAAAGCGTCGACGTCATCCTGTCGAACTGCGTCATTAACCTCTCGCCCGAAAAAGAGAAGGTCTACGCCGAGGCCTACCGCGTACTCAAGCCCGGCGGGCGCGTGATGGTGAGCGACATCGTGCTCGACCGCGAGCTGCCCGCCGAAGTGCTGGGCAGCATCGACGCGTGGATAGGCTGCGTGGGCGGCGCCTCGCTGCGAGAACGTTATCTCGACACCATACGCGAAGCCGGTTTTGCCTCTGTGGAAATCACGAAGGAGTCCTGCTTCGGCGACATGTTCTCACTCGACGACCCCGACGTGGCGCGCATGATCGAGTCCATGGGCATAAGCCGCGAGCAGGCCGACGAGTACCGCAAGGCCATCGTCAGCCTGCACATACTGGCGCGCAAGTAA
- a CDS encoding transcriptional regulator — protein sequence MLGALAQEARLEIFRLLVKAGPGGLAAGAVAAELGLAPATLSFHLKELRTAGIVICQKRGRSRIYSPDFESMKQLVGFLTEDCCRGLAA from the coding sequence ATGTTGGGGGCACTTGCCCAGGAGGCCCGGCTCGAGATATTCCGCCTGCTGGTAAAGGCCGGTCCCGGGGGCCTGGCAGCCGGCGCGGTGGCCGCAGAGCTGGGCCTGGCCCCGGCCACGCTGTCCTTCCATCTCAAGGAGCTCAGGACCGCCGGCATCGTGATTTGCCAGAAGCGCGGCCGGTCGCGTATTTACAGCCCCGACTTCGAATCGATGAAACAACTGGTGGGGTTTCTCACCGAGGACTGCTGCCGGGGACTGGCAGCGTGA
- a CDS encoding acyl-CoA dehydrogenase, with translation MAWDFQTDPEYQEKLDWADRFVAEKIEPLDLAFPDPTAPFDRSNPDFKRLTDPLKQQVREQGLWACHLGPELGGKGYGQLKLALLNEILGRSAWAPAVFGCQAPDTGNAEILAHYGSDEQKSRYLQPLMDGEMVSCFSMTEPQAGSDPSEFRCTATRDGDHWVIEGEKYFSSHADFADFIIVMAITDTEVPVYQGASMFLVPGDAEGLEVIRNTGLGWEPLGTGSHPHLRYNKVRVPADHLLGGEGQAFAIAQTRLGGGRVHHAMRTMAMVKSAFDMMCERMLSRRTRGKELARHQMMQQYVADSFLQIEQFRLLVLYTAWHIDQANSADEKIAQGHRDQVRTYIAAVKIQMAEVLHDVVRRAVQVHGALGCSNEMPLARLWMTVPIMAVADGPSEVHKITVARQVLKDYKPADGPWPDRFLPERTEEARRRVADALENEIANL, from the coding sequence ATGGCATGGGATTTTCAGACAGACCCCGAATACCAGGAAAAGCTCGACTGGGCCGACCGCTTCGTAGCCGAGAAAATCGAGCCCCTCGACCTGGCCTTTCCCGACCCAACGGCACCCTTCGACCGCAGCAACCCTGATTTCAAGCGCCTGACCGATCCGCTCAAGCAGCAGGTGCGCGAACAGGGCCTGTGGGCCTGCCACCTGGGACCCGAGCTGGGCGGCAAGGGCTACGGACAGTTAAAGCTGGCGCTGCTCAACGAAATCCTCGGGCGCTCTGCCTGGGCCCCGGCGGTGTTCGGCTGCCAGGCGCCGGACACCGGCAACGCCGAGATCCTGGCCCACTACGGCAGCGACGAACAGAAATCCCGCTACCTGCAGCCGCTGATGGACGGCGAAATGGTATCGTGTTTTTCAATGACGGAGCCGCAGGCGGGTTCCGACCCGTCGGAGTTCCGCTGCACCGCCACGCGCGACGGCGACCACTGGGTCATCGAGGGCGAAAAATATTTTTCGTCGCACGCCGACTTCGCAGACTTCATCATCGTGATGGCGATCACCGACACCGAGGTGCCCGTGTACCAGGGCGCGTCAATGTTTCTCGTGCCCGGCGACGCCGAGGGGCTCGAGGTTATACGCAACACCGGCCTGGGCTGGGAGCCCCTGGGCACCGGTAGCCACCCGCACCTGCGTTACAACAAGGTGCGCGTACCCGCCGACCACCTGTTGGGCGGCGAGGGCCAGGCCTTCGCCATCGCGCAGACCCGGCTGGGCGGCGGCCGCGTGCACCACGCCATGCGCACCATGGCCATGGTCAAGAGCGCCTTCGACATGATGTGCGAGCGCATGCTCAGCCGCCGCACACGCGGCAAAGAACTCGCCCGTCACCAGATGATGCAGCAGTACGTAGCCGACAGCTTCCTGCAGATCGAGCAGTTCCGACTGCTGGTGCTCTACACCGCCTGGCACATAGACCAGGCGAACAGCGCCGATGAGAAGATTGCCCAGGGCCACCGCGACCAGGTGCGCACTTACATAGCGGCCGTAAAAATACAGATGGCCGAGGTGCTGCACGACGTCGTCAGGCGGGCGGTGCAGGTGCACGGAGCGCTGGGCTGCTCCAACGAAATGCCCTTGGCACGGTTGTGGATGACCGTACCCATCATGGCCGTGGCCGACGGCCCCAGCGAGGTGCACAAGATCACCGTCGCCAGGCAGGTGCTCAAGGATTACAAGCCAGCCGATGGCCCGTGGCCCGATCGTTTTCTGCCCGAACGAACCGAGGAAGCCCGCCGTCGCGTGGCCGACGCCCTCGAAAACGAAATCGCCAACCTCTGA
- a CDS encoding phosphotransferase family protein, giving the protein MPDKQDSSEHIQKAVNPLALARWMDEQGLPGAGSPVEASFISGGASNEIFLLERGGERLVMRRPPLEVPRGRNETMLREYRVLSALRDTDVPHSRVLAACEDIGLVGACFYLMEHVDGWSCMNLDGWPEPFDEDLVVRRSLAWELVDAIARLSRVDWEANGLQGFGRPDGFHERQVARWTAHLDSFKFRELPGLDEAAGWLSEHGPLDYRPGIMHGDYQFANVMFRHGAPARMAAIVDWEMATVGDPLLDLAWVIMGWPDEGEDRSASGYVDYTGMPNRDELCERYSRVSGRSTDDIDYYVVLARFKMACVLEGGYARYKKGGADNPKMAMFGDVVLDMARRAAELARSTDYDS; this is encoded by the coding sequence ATGCCCGACAAGCAGGACAGCAGTGAGCACATCCAGAAAGCCGTCAATCCCCTGGCGCTGGCCCGCTGGATGGACGAGCAAGGATTGCCCGGCGCCGGCTCGCCGGTGGAGGCGAGCTTCATAAGCGGCGGCGCGTCCAACGAAATCTTCCTGCTCGAGCGCGGTGGCGAACGCCTGGTCATGAGACGGCCGCCCCTGGAAGTGCCCCGCGGCCGTAACGAGACCATGCTCAGGGAGTACCGCGTGCTGAGCGCCCTGCGCGACACCGACGTGCCCCACTCGCGGGTGCTGGCCGCCTGCGAAGACATCGGCCTGGTGGGTGCGTGTTTCTACCTGATGGAGCACGTCGACGGTTGGTCGTGCATGAACCTTGACGGCTGGCCCGAGCCCTTCGACGAGGACCTCGTGGTACGCCGATCGTTGGCCTGGGAACTGGTGGACGCCATAGCCAGGCTGTCGCGCGTGGACTGGGAAGCCAACGGCCTGCAGGGTTTCGGGCGGCCGGACGGTTTTCACGAAAGGCAGGTGGCGAGATGGACGGCTCACCTCGACTCGTTCAAGTTCCGCGAGCTGCCCGGACTCGACGAGGCCGCCGGCTGGCTGTCGGAACACGGCCCGCTGGACTACCGGCCGGGAATAATGCACGGCGACTACCAGTTTGCCAACGTAATGTTCCGCCACGGAGCGCCCGCGCGAATGGCCGCCATCGTTGACTGGGAGATGGCCACCGTGGGAGACCCCCTGCTCGACCTCGCCTGGGTGATAATGGGCTGGCCCGACGAGGGCGAGGACCGTTCGGCCTCGGGCTACGTCGACTACACCGGCATGCCCAACCGCGACGAGCTGTGCGAACGCTACTCGCGCGTGAGCGGACGAAGCACCGACGACATCGACTACTACGTCGTGCTGGCCCGCTTCAAGATGGCCTGTGTTCTCGAGGGTGGTTATGCGCGCTACAAGAAAGGCGGCGCAGACAACCCCAAGATGGCGATGTTCGGCGACGTGGTGCTCGACATGGCACGTCGAGCTGCCGAGCTCGCGCGCAGTACCGACTACGACAGCTGA
- a CDS encoding putative 2-dehydropantoate 2-reductase: MSERSYNIIGTGALGGYYGARLACAGLDVRFLLRSDYEQVRARGLRVESPEGDFSVAQPVIYSSAENMEPADVALVALKTTSNESLPALLPPAVREGGAVLVMQNGLFMEDLAARACPGREVLGGMAFLCSNKLGPGHIRHLDYGAVRLGQWTADGRAAGVTGLVENVAADFERAGLQVSTEEDLLLGRWKKLVWNITYNGLCVLHDCTTDVLMGDPSLRARCREIMLEVVRAAAACGREIKEEFVEIMLRDTEAMAAYSPSMLLDYRTGRPLETEAIYGNPLRAAEEAGAHCPLIRDTYQGLQAVAPHAQRGQQ, from the coding sequence GTGAGCGAACGCAGTTACAACATCATCGGCACCGGTGCGCTGGGCGGCTATTACGGCGCGCGCCTGGCCTGTGCCGGGCTCGACGTGCGCTTTCTGTTGCGCAGCGACTACGAGCAGGTGCGGGCCAGGGGCTTGCGGGTCGAGTCGCCCGAAGGCGATTTCTCCGTTGCGCAACCTGTCATTTATTCCTCGGCCGAGAACATGGAACCAGCCGACGTGGCCCTGGTCGCGCTCAAGACCACGAGCAACGAATCGTTGCCCGCGCTGTTGCCGCCCGCCGTGCGCGAGGGTGGGGCGGTGCTTGTCATGCAGAACGGCCTGTTCATGGAAGACCTGGCGGCGCGGGCCTGTCCCGGGCGCGAAGTCTTGGGCGGCATGGCCTTCCTGTGTTCCAACAAGCTGGGGCCGGGGCACATCCGTCACCTCGATTACGGTGCCGTGCGCCTGGGACAGTGGACGGCAGATGGTCGGGCTGCCGGCGTGACAGGCCTCGTTGAAAATGTCGCGGCCGACTTCGAGCGCGCCGGCCTGCAGGTGAGCACGGAAGAAGACCTGCTGCTCGGCCGCTGGAAGAAGCTCGTCTGGAACATCACCTACAACGGTCTCTGCGTGCTGCACGACTGTACCACCGATGTCCTCATGGGCGACCCCTCCCTGCGAGCGCGTTGTCGCGAGATTATGCTGGAGGTCGTACGTGCGGCTGCGGCCTGCGGGCGCGAGATCAAGGAGGAGTTCGTTGAGATAATGCTGCGCGACACCGAGGCCATGGCGGCCTACAGCCCAAGCATGTTGCTCGACTACCGAACCGGTCGTCCGCTGGAGACAGAAGCCATCTACGGCAACCCGCTGCGAGCGGCCGAAGAAGCGGGCGCCCATTGCCCGCTGATCCGTGATACCTACCAGGGCCTGCAGGCCGTAGCGCCGCACGCCCAAAGGGGACAACAATGA
- a CDS encoding cytochrome P450 translates to MSTPDDYDLFAPDTIASPWEFYAALREHAPVYPLEQTGYSLVSRYDDCRAAALDTDTFSSNLVAMVVGLTGQAPALLEVSSATTRPVDVLAIADEPVHARQRKVANSAMTPRRVAAMEDSLRSLAGQLVETFLARDSSDDWMQAVANEMPVQVVCRLVGLPLEDRVQLRAWANDGSALLSGVLNDEQLARYAASVMKLNAYLADAFRAARDSPGDNVLGVLARATHEDEDFLSEDEVVAILLQLLSAGSESTAALLGSAVLLLARDPQLQQALRADPSAIPDFIEETLRLESPFQGHFRLATRDCRLGDVEIASGTRLMLLWGSANRDPSQFADPDRLRPGRDNASAHLAFGLGIHHCIGAALARMETRVALEELLARTRSFELADRDQTPSYLPSVMIRRLARMPLTATPR, encoded by the coding sequence GTGAGCACGCCCGACGACTACGACCTGTTTGCGCCCGACACCATCGCCAGCCCCTGGGAGTTCTATGCCGCGTTGCGCGAGCACGCCCCGGTGTACCCGCTCGAACAGACCGGTTACAGCTTGGTGTCGCGCTATGACGACTGCCGCGCCGCGGCACTGGACACCGATACTTTTTCGTCCAACCTGGTCGCCATGGTGGTGGGGCTGACCGGGCAGGCCCCGGCGCTGCTCGAAGTTTCATCAGCGACGACCCGGCCGGTGGACGTGCTCGCCATAGCCGACGAGCCGGTGCACGCCCGCCAGCGCAAGGTGGCCAACAGCGCGATGACCCCCCGGCGTGTAGCCGCGATGGAAGACAGCCTGCGCAGCCTGGCCGGCCAACTTGTGGAAACGTTTCTCGCCCGTGACTCCAGTGACGACTGGATGCAGGCGGTGGCCAACGAAATGCCCGTGCAGGTGGTCTGTCGGCTGGTGGGCCTGCCGCTCGAAGACCGAGTGCAGTTGCGCGCCTGGGCCAACGACGGCTCGGCGCTGTTGTCGGGAGTGCTCAACGACGAACAACTGGCGCGCTACGCCGCAAGCGTGATGAAACTCAACGCCTACTTGGCCGACGCTTTTCGCGCAGCCCGCGACTCGCCGGGAGACAACGTGCTGGGCGTACTCGCCCGCGCGACCCACGAAGACGAGGACTTCCTCAGCGAGGACGAGGTAGTGGCCATTCTGCTGCAATTGCTGTCGGCGGGCAGCGAATCGACCGCGGCCCTGCTGGGCAGCGCCGTACTGCTGCTGGCCCGTGACCCGCAACTGCAGCAGGCACTGCGCGCTGACCCCTCGGCGATACCCGACTTCATAGAGGAAACCCTGCGCCTGGAGTCCCCCTTCCAGGGACACTTCAGGCTCGCCACGCGCGACTGCAGGCTGGGCGACGTCGAGATAGCCTCCGGCACGCGCCTGATGCTCTTGTGGGGCTCGGCCAACCGCGATCCATCCCAGTTTGCAGACCCCGACAGGCTACGGCCCGGCCGCGACAACGCCTCGGCTCACCTCGCTTTCGGGCTTGGCATACACCACTGCATAGGGGCGGCGCTGGCACGCATGGAGACGCGGGTGGCGCTCGAAGAACTGCTGGCACGCACGCGCTCGTTCGAACTCGCCGACCGGGATCAAACGCCGTCCTACCTGCCCAGTGTCATGATACGACGCCTGGCACGGATGCCACTGACGGCTACCCCCCGCTGA
- a CDS encoding SDR family NAD(P)-dependent oxidoreductase, whose amino-acid sequence MKIERMAAVVTGAASGIGRGVARELAARGVSVAVADIELDRAREVADELAATGVESIAVECDVTSRESLEALAERAFAELGQVRLLCNNAGVGTMGAVAELPEDNARWVFDVNVFGVLNGCAAFVPRFKQQGGPAHVVNTGSEHSLGIPFAGMGIYTASKHAVLALSDVMRRELVDDGIGVSILCPGLVATDIWNAGRNRQQAYGGPEQSPAEFAELFTEGMDPDEVGRLVVAAVERDDFFILSHPEVRAIVEQRYDEMLAAFDACSTVSGG is encoded by the coding sequence ATGAAGATCGAGCGCATGGCGGCCGTCGTGACCGGCGCCGCCAGCGGCATAGGCCGAGGCGTGGCCCGCGAGCTGGCTGCGCGCGGCGTGTCGGTGGCCGTGGCCGACATAGAACTCGACCGCGCCCGCGAGGTGGCCGACGAGCTTGCCGCCACCGGCGTCGAAAGCATAGCCGTTGAGTGCGACGTGACCAGTCGCGAGTCACTCGAAGCGCTGGCCGAGCGCGCGTTTGCCGAGCTGGGCCAGGTGCGGCTGCTTTGCAACAACGCCGGCGTAGGTACCATGGGCGCGGTGGCCGAACTGCCCGAGGACAACGCGAGGTGGGTGTTCGACGTCAACGTCTTCGGCGTGCTCAACGGCTGCGCGGCCTTCGTACCCCGCTTCAAGCAGCAGGGCGGCCCCGCTCACGTGGTCAACACCGGGTCGGAACACAGCCTGGGAATCCCCTTTGCCGGCATGGGCATCTACACCGCCAGCAAACACGCGGTGCTGGCCTTGTCGGACGTCATGCGCCGGGAGCTTGTCGACGACGGTATAGGCGTGAGCATACTGTGCCCCGGCCTGGTAGCCACCGACATCTGGAACGCGGGGCGCAATCGCCAGCAGGCTTACGGGGGGCCCGAGCAATCGCCGGCCGAGTTCGCCGAGCTGTTCACCGAGGGCATGGACCCCGACGAGGTGGGCCGCCTGGTGGTAGCCGCGGTGGAGCGAGACGATTTTTTCATTCTCAGCCACCCCGAGGTTCGCGCCATAGTCGAGCAACGCTACGACGAGATGCTGGCGGCCTTCGACGCCTGCTCAACGGTCAGCGGGGGGTAG
- a CDS encoding redoxin domain-containing protein has protein sequence MRSWKGLSSLADDFSETGVRLLGISADSPRALSRMRRALGLPFTLLSDPSLSSLKLFDVPTSSGHPMSRKYPEGAFLQPAYFVLRAGGDGAHELLHEWVQRPGMLNAYGAMGRPSPADMLNEARSAVGGDSA, from the coding sequence GTGCGCTCCTGGAAGGGGCTCTCCTCACTTGCCGATGATTTTTCCGAAACCGGTGTCCGCCTGCTGGGTATATCGGCCGACAGCCCACGCGCGCTGTCGCGTATGCGCCGCGCCCTGGGACTACCGTTTACGCTGTTGAGCGATCCCTCGTTGAGTTCGCTCAAACTTTTTGACGTGCCGACCAGCAGTGGTCACCCGATGTCCCGCAAGTACCCCGAGGGTGCGTTCCTGCAGCCGGCTTACTTCGTGTTGCGAGCGGGTGGCGATGGCGCCCACGAGCTCCTGCACGAGTGGGTGCAGCGTCCTGGCATGCTCAACGCTTATGGCGCCATGGGTCGGCCCTCGCCCGCGGACATGCTCAACGAGGCGCGCAGCGCGGTGGGAGGCGACAGCGCATGA
- a CDS encoding sulfatase → MIGKKTLSVLVVVALLAACAYSMREWLMIEAIGLASRMRNSVAANRPVTWQQGPATADLPPDQRKPNIVVILVDDMGFNDITLHGGGVAGGTVPTPNIDSVARNGADLVNGYAGNAVCAPSRASIMTSRYSTRFGFEFTPTPAAMTRIARVLSHHDPGLHQLVIDEDKADNRMPMEEMGMPPSEVTLAEALGDRGYHTMHLGKWHLGRSPRFRPSAQGFDESIMMESGLYLPEDSPGVVNSKQDFDVIDRVLWAILQYAVSFNDSEWFEPEGYLTDYLADQAVAAIEANRNRPFLLYLAHWGVHTPLQATRADYDALDHIEDHRLRVYAGMVRSVDRSVGRVLAALREHGLEDNTMVVFTSDNGGAGYIGLPGINDPYRGWKITLFEGGTHVPFFVKWPARIEPGLVYHEPVSHVDIMATAVAAGGGGSWTDKKVDGVDLLPFIAGEEQGSPHEAVFWRQGYYQAVLSGGWKLQVSDRPAKRWLYNMVDDPTEQENLAEINPGKVAELEDLLARHNAEQAEPMWPSLVEVPVPVDKTGEDTMNEGDEYIYWPN, encoded by the coding sequence ATGATAGGTAAGAAAACACTGTCCGTGCTGGTGGTCGTGGCGCTGCTGGCCGCGTGTGCTTACTCGATGCGCGAGTGGCTGATGATCGAGGCCATAGGACTGGCCAGCCGCATGCGTAACAGCGTAGCCGCAAACCGTCCGGTGACCTGGCAGCAGGGGCCGGCAACTGCCGACCTGCCCCCGGATCAGCGGAAGCCAAACATAGTCGTGATTCTCGTTGACGACATGGGGTTCAACGACATCACGCTCCACGGTGGTGGCGTGGCGGGCGGCACCGTCCCCACGCCGAACATAGACTCGGTGGCACGCAACGGTGCGGACCTGGTAAACGGCTACGCTGGCAACGCGGTGTGTGCCCCGTCGCGGGCTTCCATTATGACCAGCAGGTATTCCACCCGCTTCGGGTTCGAGTTTACGCCTACGCCGGCGGCCATGACCAGGATTGCGCGCGTGCTCAGCCACCACGACCCGGGACTACACCAATTGGTGATAGACGAGGACAAGGCTGACAACCGCATGCCGATGGAGGAGATGGGTATGCCACCGTCGGAGGTCACCCTGGCCGAGGCGCTTGGCGACCGCGGCTATCACACCATGCATCTTGGCAAGTGGCACCTGGGACGCAGTCCGCGCTTCAGGCCGTCAGCCCAGGGCTTTGACGAGAGTATCATGATGGAAAGCGGTCTCTACTTGCCCGAGGACTCGCCTGGCGTCGTTAACTCCAAGCAGGATTTTGACGTCATCGATCGGGTGCTATGGGCGATCCTGCAGTACGCGGTCAGTTTCAATGACTCGGAATGGTTTGAGCCCGAGGGGTACCTGACCGACTACCTGGCAGACCAGGCGGTCGCGGCAATCGAGGCGAACAGGAACCGACCATTTCTTCTTTACCTGGCGCACTGGGGTGTGCACACCCCGTTGCAGGCCACCCGGGCCGATTACGATGCGCTCGACCACATAGAAGACCACCGCCTGCGGGTATACGCCGGCATGGTGCGGTCGGTCGATCGCAGTGTCGGCCGGGTACTTGCGGCGTTGCGTGAGCACGGGCTGGAGGACAACACGATGGTGGTGTTCACCAGCGATAACGGCGGTGCCGGGTACATAGGGTTGCCGGGGATAAACGATCCTTACCGGGGCTGGAAGATCACCCTGTTCGAGGGAGGAACCCACGTGCCGTTTTTTGTTAAATGGCCGGCCCGGATAGAGCCGGGACTGGTGTACCACGAGCCGGTTTCTCACGTGGATATAATGGCCACAGCGGTGGCCGCCGGGGGTGGGGGGAGTTGGACAGACAAGAAGGTCGACGGGGTAGACCTGCTGCCGTTTATAGCCGGGGAGGAACAGGGGAGCCCGCACGAGGCGGTGTTCTGGAGGCAGGGCTACTACCAGGCGGTGCTGTCGGGTGGTTGGAAGCTGCAGGTATCTGACCGGCCGGCGAAACGCTGGCTCTACAACATGGTCGATGATCCGACCGAGCAGGAAAACCTGGCCGAGATTAATCCAGGGAAGGTCGCCGAACTGGAGGACCTGCTCGCCAGGCACAACGCCGAGCAGGCCGAACCGATGTGGCCATCGTTGGTAGAAGTACCGGTGCCCGTTGATAAGACCGGCGAAGACACGATGAACGAGGGCGACGAGTATATTTACTGGCCGAACTGA
- a CDS encoding LLM class flavin-dependent oxidoreductase, translating into MKFGAMIAPRIDDWQLLSFAEDLGYDHGWVPDSQMIWSDCYAVLALAAANTSRIRLGTGVSIAGTRTAPVTAHSIASINQLAPGRVFLGVGTGHTAMRVMGMDPVKPRPFREYLHVVRELLHGRQVEYTQDGVTREIKFLHEELGFMNTEQPVPIYVAANGPLALKAAGMYGDGRISAGGEPEPAFKHNLGLALKAASAAGRDLENDYHTAALTFSCVLKPGEQLTDDRVIDQVGSMVTASLHFFWELARQAGSDDFIDESIRDTWDEYKAYVDGMETPEDRRYLQIHDGHCTYLVPAERRFVTPATIRASGGLVGEPDEIIEQLRAQEAMGLKEVTLLPPMEFARDCYREFAEQVIARYQ; encoded by the coding sequence ATGAAGTTTGGAGCTATGATAGCCCCGCGGATAGACGACTGGCAGTTGCTCAGTTTTGCCGAGGACCTCGGTTACGACCACGGCTGGGTACCCGATTCGCAGATGATCTGGTCCGACTGCTACGCGGTGCTGGCGCTCGCTGCGGCCAACACCTCGCGTATTCGCCTGGGCACCGGCGTGTCGATCGCCGGCACGCGCACGGCGCCAGTCACTGCCCATTCCATTGCCAGCATCAACCAGCTTGCGCCCGGGCGCGTGTTCCTGGGCGTGGGCACCGGTCACACTGCCATGCGCGTGATGGGCATGGACCCGGTCAAGCCGCGCCCCTTTCGCGAGTACCTGCACGTGGTCAGGGAGCTGCTGCATGGCCGCCAGGTGGAGTACACGCAGGACGGGGTGACGCGCGAGATAAAGTTCCTGCACGAAGAACTGGGCTTCATGAACACCGAGCAGCCGGTGCCCATATACGTGGCCGCCAACGGCCCGCTGGCGCTCAAGGCCGCTGGCATGTACGGCGACGGTCGTATCTCGGCAGGCGGCGAGCCGGAGCCGGCTTTCAAGCACAACCTGGGCCTGGCCCTGAAGGCAGCTTCGGCCGCGGGGCGTGACCTGGAGAACGACTACCACACTGCCGCGCTCACCTTCTCCTGCGTGCTCAAGCCCGGTGAACAGCTCACCGACGACCGGGTGATAGACCAGGTGGGGTCGATGGTCACCGCCAGCCTGCACTTCTTCTGGGAGCTGGCCCGGCAGGCGGGCAGCGACGATTTTATCGATGAGTCGATCCGCGACACCTGGGACGAGTACAAGGCCTACGTCGACGGCATGGAAACCCCCGAGGACCGCCGCTACCTGCAGATCCACGACGGCCACTGCACTTACCTGGTGCCGGCCGAGCGGCGCTTTGTCACCCCGGCCACAATACGCGCTTCGGGCGGGCTGGTGGGTGAGCCCGACGAGATCATCGAGCAGCTTCGGGCACAGGAGGCCATGGGACTGAAGGAAGTCACCCTGTTACCCCCCATGGAGTTCGCCCGCGACTGCTATCGCGAGTTCGCCGAGCAGGTAATCGCGCGGTATCAATAG
- a CDS encoding alpha/beta fold hydrolase has translation MKVLRTPDEQFNNLPGYPFEPHYTDLPDGDGGTLRVHHLDEGPGDAPIVLCLHGQPTWSYLYRLMIPPLVESGLRVLAPDLVGYGRSDKPAAREDYSYQRQVDWMTAWLEANDVTGATLFGQDWGGLIGLRLVAENPGRFDRVVISNTGLPMPPDLPAGIVDEVKDFRQNAPTPTMMEMAAAISGDSQAGGSDEIGRGAMAFAYWQKWCWETEDLPVGMAVGGMVGAEKAVAPEEVAAYDAPFPDPSYKMGPRAMPSHVPTLPGDPSTQANLAAWKVLEQWDKPFLCAFADNDPVTRGAEKAFLERVPGSKGLPHVTFNGGGHFIQETRPDELAGIISALVESA, from the coding sequence ATGAAAGTTCTGCGAACCCCCGACGAGCAATTCAACAATCTTCCTGGCTACCCCTTCGAACCCCACTACACCGACCTGCCCGACGGCGACGGCGGCACGCTGCGCGTACACCACCTTGACGAGGGACCAGGCGACGCCCCGATTGTGCTCTGCTTACACGGGCAGCCGACCTGGAGCTACCTCTACCGCCTGATGATACCGCCGCTGGTGGAGTCGGGCCTGCGCGTACTCGCGCCCGATCTGGTGGGCTACGGCCGCAGCGACAAACCCGCCGCGCGCGAGGACTACAGCTACCAGCGACAGGTCGACTGGATGACCGCGTGGCTTGAGGCAAACGACGTCACAGGCGCAACACTGTTCGGGCAGGACTGGGGAGGACTTATCGGCCTGAGGCTGGTGGCCGAGAACCCCGGGCGCTTCGACAGGGTGGTCATCAGCAACACCGGCCTGCCGATGCCCCCGGACCTACCAGCCGGCATCGTCGACGAAGTAAAAGACTTCAGGCAGAACGCACCCACGCCCACCATGATGGAGATGGCCGCCGCAATTTCGGGTGACTCGCAGGCTGGAGGCAGCGATGAGATCGGGCGAGGCGCCATGGCCTTCGCCTACTGGCAGAAGTGGTGCTGGGAGACCGAGGACCTTCCGGTGGGAATGGCCGTGGGCGGCATGGTGGGCGCCGAGAAAGCCGTGGCGCCCGAGGAAGTAGCGGCCTACGACGCCCCCTTCCCTGACCCTTCCTACAAGATGGGTCCGCGCGCGATGCCCAGCCATGTGCCCACGTTGCCGGGAGATCCATCCACGCAGGCCAACCTGGCAGCGTGGAAAGTGCTCGAACAGTGGGACAAGCCCTTTCTATGTGCCTTTGCTGACAACGACCCGGTTACCAGGGGAGCGGAGAAAGCCTTTCTCGAACGCGTGCCCGGCAGCAAGGGCCTGCCGCACGTTACCTTTAACGGCGGCGGCCATTTCATCCAGGAAACCCGGCCCGATGAGCTGGCCGGCATTATATCCGCACTGGTCGAGTCGGCCTGA